One part of the Arabidopsis thaliana chromosome 1 sequence genome encodes these proteins:
- a CDS encoding RING/U-box superfamily protein has product MVHITPTKADYVIQHAPHCCNIWLVCNGNLIQTREGRFEHAGSAYSSSSSLHSIDSALIPYGGAGRAERVTEPHALSSSEEQSARGIEKMYYEEQRRRLEIEELKREKEQRDKMRRVREEALSSSSGVTKILYNEEVMRRREVEAELNRAKAEIEDMKRVQIELKEQHYADCRLLEKERDEAIKTTEELLRALEKGESSIPLQWSVSIEPPQCFICPISKDIMQNPHVAADGYTYEADEFRRWLNHGGEKSPMTNLRLENRNLIPNLVLRSAIKDWLQQHP; this is encoded by the exons ATGGTTCATATCACACCTACAAAAGCTGACTACGTGATTCAACATGCGCCCCATTGCTGTAACATATGGCTTGTATGTAATGGAAATCTCATCCAAACGAG GGAGGGACGGTTCGAACATGCAGGTTCAGCGTACTCATCCTCAAGCAGCCTTCATAGCATTGATtctgctctgataccatatgGGGGTGCAGGAAGAGCTGAACGTGTTACCGAGCCACATGCCTTGTCATCATCTGAAGAACAATCA GCTAGAGGGATTGAGAAAATGTATTACGAGGAGCAGAGACGGAGATTGGAAATTGAGGaattaaagagagagaaggagcaGCGCGATAAGATGAGGCGTGTAAGAGAGGAAGCACTCTCAAGTTCTTCTGGTGTCACTAAGATACTGTACAATGAAGAAGTAATGCGCAGGAGAGAAGTGGAGGCGGAACTAAACAGAGCAAAAGCAGAAATAGAAGATATGAAAAGGGTCCAAATTGAACTTAAAGAACAGCATTATGCTGATTGCCGTCTGTTAGAGAAAGAGCGAGACGAAGCTATCAAGACAACTGAAGAGCTTTTAAGAGCTTTGGAGAAGGGTGAGTCATCAATCCCGTTGCAGTGGTCTGTTTCCATCGAGCCTCCCCAATGTTTCATATGTCCCATTTCAAAG GATATTATGCAAAATCCTCATGTTGCAGCCGATGGTTACACCTATGAAGCAGATGAGTTCAGAAGATGGCTCAATCACGGAGGTGAAAAATCACCAATGACAAATCTTAGGCTCGAGAATCGCAATCTCATCCCGAATCTTGTTCTTCGTTCCGCCATTAAAGACTGGTTGCAACAGCATCCATAA
- a CDS encoding RING/U-box superfamily protein: protein MTPSSSGLEQSEIDAIQELEQTSRNDTLLKYHDICIDEGVIEQDVDMSCFSANSVGEWIVELIYQNNIKKLIMGATADSHYSEGMVHITPTKADYVIQHAPHCCNIWLVCNGNLIQTREGRFEHAGSAYSSSSSLHSIDSALIPYGGAGRAERVTEPHALSSSEEQSARGIEKMYYEEQRRRLEIEELKREKEQRDKMRRVREEALSSSSGVTKILYNEEVMRRREVEAELNRAKAEIEDMKRVQIELKEQHYADCRLLEKERDEAIKTTEELLRALEKGESSIPLQWSVSIEPPQCFICPISKDIMQNPHVAADGYTYEADEFRRWLNHGGEKSPMTNLRLENRNLIPNLVLRSAIKDWLQQHP, encoded by the exons ATGACCCCTTCAT CAAGTGGGCTGGAACAAAGCGAGATCGATGCAATCCAGGAGTTGGAACAGACTAGTAGAAATGATACCCTTCTCAAGTATCATGATATCTGCATAGATGAAGGA GTTATTGAACAAGATGTGGATATGTCATGTTTTTCAGCAAATAGTGTGGGGGAATGGATTGTGGAACTTATCtatcaaaacaatatcaaGAAGCTTATCATGGGAGCAACTGCTGATTCACACTACTCCGA GGGCATGGTTCATATCACACCTACAAAAGCTGACTACGTGATTCAACATGCGCCCCATTGCTGTAACATATGGCTTGTATGTAATGGAAATCTCATCCAAACGAG GGAGGGACGGTTCGAACATGCAGGTTCAGCGTACTCATCCTCAAGCAGCCTTCATAGCATTGATtctgctctgataccatatgGGGGTGCAGGAAGAGCTGAACGTGTTACCGAGCCACATGCCTTGTCATCATCTGAAGAACAATCA GCTAGAGGGATTGAGAAAATGTATTACGAGGAGCAGAGACGGAGATTGGAAATTGAGGaattaaagagagagaaggagcaGCGCGATAAGATGAGGCGTGTAAGAGAGGAAGCACTCTCAAGTTCTTCTGGTGTCACTAAGATACTGTACAATGAAGAAGTAATGCGCAGGAGAGAAGTGGAGGCGGAACTAAACAGAGCAAAAGCAGAAATAGAAGATATGAAAAGGGTCCAAATTGAACTTAAAGAACAGCATTATGCTGATTGCCGTCTGTTAGAGAAAGAGCGAGACGAAGCTATCAAGACAACTGAAGAGCTTTTAAGAGCTTTGGAGAAGGGTGAGTCATCAATCCCGTTGCAGTGGTCTGTTTCCATCGAGCCTCCCCAATGTTTCATATGTCCCATTTCAAAG GATATTATGCAAAATCCTCATGTTGCAGCCGATGGTTACACCTATGAAGCAGATGAGTTCAGAAGATGGCTCAATCACGGAGGTGAAAAATCACCAATGACAAATCTTAGGCTCGAGAATCGCAATCTCATCCCGAATCTTGTTCTTCGTTCCGCCATTAAAGACTGGTTGCAACAGCATCCATAA
- the PUB54 gene encoding plant U-box 54 (plant U-box 54 (PUB54); FUNCTIONS IN: ubiquitin-protein ligase activity; INVOLVED IN: response to stress, protein ubiquitination; LOCATED IN: ubiquitin ligase complex; CONTAINS InterPro DOMAIN/s: UspA (InterPro:IPR006016), U box domain (InterPro:IPR003613); BEST Arabidopsis thaliana protein match is: RING/U-box superfamily protein (TAIR:AT1G01660.1); Has 2251 Blast hits to 2122 proteins in 140 species: Archae - 0; Bacteria - 22; Metazoa - 203; Fungi - 25; Plants - 1809; Viruses - 3; Other Eukaryotes - 189 (source: NCBI BLink).), whose product MEDAIYVAVNQDVRESKKTLLWALKNLQVKKIFLLHVHLPFSLTTSSSRLEQSEIDAIQDSELNTSVNSLYKYRDICINKGVNEKDVDTSMISGHDVGEGIVELIYQNIITNLVMGAAADPHYSRGMSITSRKAEYVSQHAPHSCKIWFICKGKLIKQRERSFYLGNPSDSFSEFSTSAEKPISKGRRRDEEEEPESPKEHPGWILEPEESPKKGRKETIEKSKSNESDEDPRLEDFKCPISMEIMRDPHVAADGFTYEAEEFRKWLRSGGRTSPKTNKPLENHNLVPNHTLRIIIKDWLEKNPNYKR is encoded by the exons ATGGAAGACGCCATATATGTTGCAGTGAATCAAGATGTTcgagaaagtaaaaaaactttgttatgGGCTTTGAAAAATCTTCAAGTCAAGAAGATTTTCCTTCTTCATGTTCATCTTCCATTTTCGTTGACCACTTCTT CAAGTAGGCTTGAACAAAGTGAGATCGATGCAATCCAAGATTCAGAACTGAATACTTCAGTAAATAGCCTCTACAAGTACCGTGATATCTGCATAAACAAAGGG GTTAATGAAAAAGATGTGGATACATCAATGATCTCAGGACATGATGTGGGGGAAGGGATTGTGGAACTCATCTATCAAAACATTATCACGAACCTCGTTATGGGAGCAGCAGCTGATCCTCACTATTCCAG GGGAATGTCTATCACATCTAGGAAAGCAGAGTATGTGAGTCAACATGCACCTCATAGCTGTAAAATATGGTTCATCTGCAAGGGGAAACTCATCAAGCAAAG AGAAAGAAGTTTCTACCTCGGGAATCCATCAGACTCATTCTCAGAATTCTCTACTTCTGCTGAGAAACCAATTagcaaaggaagaagaagggatgaggaagaggaaccCGAGTCACCTAAAGAACATCCA GGTTGGATACTAGAACCTGAGGAATCACCAAAGAAAGGAAGGAAGGAAACTatagagaaatcaaaaagCAATGAGAGCGATGAAGACCCACGTCTCGAAGATTTCAAGTGTCCCATTTCAATG GAGATAATGCGAGATCCTCATGTGGCTGCTGATGGTTTCACCTACGAGGCAGAGGAATTCAGAAAGTGGCTAAGGTCAGGAGGTCGAACCTCTCCAAAGACAAACAAGCCGCTTGAGAATCACAATCTCGTTCCAAATCACACTCTTCGTATAATCATAAAAGATTGGCTGGAGAAGAACCCAAATTATAAACGTTGA
- the PRD3 gene encoding putative recombination initiation defects 3 (putative recombination initiation defects 3 (PRD3); Has 279 Blast hits to 273 proteins in 87 species: Archae - 2; Bacteria - 106; Metazoa - 105; Fungi - 5; Plants - 32; Viruses - 0; Other Eukaryotes - 29 (source: NCBI BLink).): protein MKMNINKACDLKSISVFPPNLRRRSAEPQASQQLRSQQSQQSFSQGPSSSQRGCGGFSQMTQSSIDELLINDQRFSSQERDLSLKKVSSCLPPINHKREDSQLVASRSSSGLSRRWSSASIGESKLAQISEELEQRFGMMETSLSRFGMMLDSIQSDIMQANRGTKEVFLETERIQQKLTLQDTSLQQLRKEQADSKASLDGGVKFILEEFSKDPNQEKLQKILQMLTTIPEQVETALQKIQREICHTFTREIQVLASLRTPEPRVRVPTAPQVKAKENLPEQRGQAAKVLTSLKMPEPRVQVPAAPQAKENFPEQRGPVAKSNSFCNTTLKTKQPQFPRNPNDASARAVKPYLSPKIQVGCWKTVKPEKSNFKKRATRKPVKSESTRTQFEQCSVVIDSDEEDIDGGFSCLINENTRGTNFEWDAEKETERILRTARRTKRKFGNPIIIN, encoded by the exons atgaagatgaatatTAACAAAGCCTGCGATCTGAAATCTATTTCTGTCTTTCCTCCTAATTTAAG AAGGAGATCAGCAGAACCACAAGCATCTCAGCAGCTTCGATCTCAACAGTCACAGCAGTCCTTCTCTCAGGGACCTTCTTCGTCTCAGCGTGGTTGTGGTGGTTTTTCTCAGATGACTCAGAGTTCTATCGACGAACTCCTCATTAACGATCAG AGATTTAGTTCTCAGGAAAGAGATCTCTCTTTGAAGAAGGTTAGTAGTTGCTTACCTCCAATCAATCATAAACGAGAAGATAGTCAGTTGGTCGCTTCTAGATCTTCAAGTGGTCTTTCGAGAAGATGGAGTTCTGCTTCAATTGGAGAGTCTAAGT TAGCTCAGATCAGTGAAGAGCTTGAGCAACGGTTTGGGATGATGGAGACTTCTTTGAGCAGGTTTGGAATGATGTTGGATTCAATTCAGAGTGACATCATGCAAGCCAATCGAGGAACTAAAGAAGTATTTCTTGAAA CTGAACGCATACAGCAAAAGTTGACTCTCCAAGACACTTCACTTCAGCAGCTG AGAAAGGAACAAGCCGATTCTAAAGCTAGTCTTGATGGAGGTGTTAAATTTATATTGGAGGAATTCAGCAAAGATCCCAATCAGGAGAAGCTACAGAAAATCTTACAGATGCTAACAACTATCCCAGAGCAAGTAGAAACCGCTCTGCAGAAAATACAAAGGGAAATCTGTCACACGTTCACCAGAGAGATTCAG GTCTTGGCTAGCTTGAGGACGCCTGAACCAAGGGTTCGGGTTCCAACAGCACCACAAGTGAAG GCTAAGGAAAACCTGCCTGAGCAGCGTGGTCAAGCGGCCAAG GTTTTGACTAGCTTGAAGATGCCTGAGCCAAGAGTTCAGGTTCCAGCAGCACCACAA GCTAAGGAAAACTTTCCTGAGCAGCGCGGTCCAGTAGCCAAG AGCAATTCCTTTTGTAATACTACACTGAAAACCAAACAACCACAATTTCCGAGAAA TCCAAATGACGCCTCAGCCAGAGCTGTAAAACCATATTTATCCCCAAAGATACAAGTGGGATGTTGGAAGACGGTGAAACCAGAAAAAAGcaatttcaagaaaagagCAACAAGGAAGCCAGTGAAATCCGAAAGCACTCGTACGCAG TTTGAGCAATGCAGTGTTGTGATAGACtccgatgaagaagatattgatGGAGGTTTTTCATGCCTGATCAACGAGAACACCAGAG GAACTAACTTCGAATGGGACGCAGAGAAGGAAACTGAAAGGATTCTGAGGACAGCGAGGAGGACAAAGAGGAAGTTCGGTAACCCCATAATAATTAACTGA
- the PRD3 gene encoding putative recombination initiation defects 3 has product MKMNINKACDLKSISVFPPNLRRSAEPQASQQLRSQQSQQSFSQGPSSSQRGCGGFSQMTQSSIDELLINDQRFSSQERDLSLKKVSSCLPPINHKREDSQLVASRSSSGLSRRWSSASIGESKLAQISEELEQRFGMMETSLSRFGMMLDSIQSDIMQANRGTKEVFLETERIQQKLTLQDTSLQQLRKEQADSKASLDGGVKFILEEFSKDPNQEKLQKILQMLTTIPEQVETALQKIQREICHTFTREIQVLASLRTPEPRVRVPTAPQVKAKENLPEQRGQAAKVLTSLKMPEPRVQVPAAPQAKENFPEQRGPVAKSNSFCNTTLKTKQPQFPRNPNDASARAVKPYLSPKIQVGCWKTVKPEKSNFKKRATRKPVKSESTRTQFEQCSVVIDSDEEDIDGGFSCLINENTRGTNFEWDAEKETERILRTARRTKRKFGNPIIIN; this is encoded by the exons atgaagatgaatatTAACAAAGCCTGCGATCTGAAATCTATTTCTGTCTTTCCTCCTAATTTAAG GAGATCAGCAGAACCACAAGCATCTCAGCAGCTTCGATCTCAACAGTCACAGCAGTCCTTCTCTCAGGGACCTTCTTCGTCTCAGCGTGGTTGTGGTGGTTTTTCTCAGATGACTCAGAGTTCTATCGACGAACTCCTCATTAACGATCAG AGATTTAGTTCTCAGGAAAGAGATCTCTCTTTGAAGAAGGTTAGTAGTTGCTTACCTCCAATCAATCATAAACGAGAAGATAGTCAGTTGGTCGCTTCTAGATCTTCAAGTGGTCTTTCGAGAAGATGGAGTTCTGCTTCAATTGGAGAGTCTAAGT TAGCTCAGATCAGTGAAGAGCTTGAGCAACGGTTTGGGATGATGGAGACTTCTTTGAGCAGGTTTGGAATGATGTTGGATTCAATTCAGAGTGACATCATGCAAGCCAATCGAGGAACTAAAGAAGTATTTCTTGAAA CTGAACGCATACAGCAAAAGTTGACTCTCCAAGACACTTCACTTCAGCAGCTG AGAAAGGAACAAGCCGATTCTAAAGCTAGTCTTGATGGAGGTGTTAAATTTATATTGGAGGAATTCAGCAAAGATCCCAATCAGGAGAAGCTACAGAAAATCTTACAGATGCTAACAACTATCCCAGAGCAAGTAGAAACCGCTCTGCAGAAAATACAAAGGGAAATCTGTCACACGTTCACCAGAGAGATTCAG GTCTTGGCTAGCTTGAGGACGCCTGAACCAAGGGTTCGGGTTCCAACAGCACCACAAGTGAAG GCTAAGGAAAACCTGCCTGAGCAGCGTGGTCAAGCGGCCAAG GTTTTGACTAGCTTGAAGATGCCTGAGCCAAGAGTTCAGGTTCCAGCAGCACCACAA GCTAAGGAAAACTTTCCTGAGCAGCGCGGTCCAGTAGCCAAG AGCAATTCCTTTTGTAATACTACACTGAAAACCAAACAACCACAATTTCCGAGAAA TCCAAATGACGCCTCAGCCAGAGCTGTAAAACCATATTTATCCCCAAAGATACAAGTGGGATGTTGGAAGACGGTGAAACCAGAAAAAAGcaatttcaagaaaagagCAACAAGGAAGCCAGTGAAATCCGAAAGCACTCGTACGCAG TTTGAGCAATGCAGTGTTGTGATAGACtccgatgaagaagatattgatGGAGGTTTTTCATGCCTGATCAACGAGAACACCAGAG GAACTAACTTCGAATGGGACGCAGAGAAGGAAACTGAAAGGATTCTGAGGACAGCGAGGAGGACAAAGAGGAAGTTCGGTAACCCCATAATAATTAACTGA
- the PRD3 gene encoding putative recombination initiation defects 3 translates to MKMNINKACDLKSISVFPPNLRRRSAEPQASQQLRSQQSQQSFSQGPSSSQRGCGGFSQMTQSSIDELLINDQRFSSQERDLSLKKVSSCLPPINHKREDSQLVASRSSSGLSRRWSSASIGESKSQISEELEQRFGMMETSLSRFGMMLDSIQSDIMQANRGTKEVFLETERIQQKLTLQDTSLQQLRKEQADSKASLDGGVKFILEEFSKDPNQEKLQKILQMLTTIPEQVETALQKIQREICHTFTREIQVLASLRTPEPRVRVPTAPQVKAKENLPEQRGQAAKVLTSLKMPEPRVQVPAAPQAKENFPEQRGPVAKSNSFCNTTLKTKQPQFPRNPNDASARAVKPYLSPKIQVGCWKTVKPEKSNFKKRATRKPVKSESTRTQFEQCSVVIDSDEEDIDGGFSCLINENTRGTNFEWDAEKETERILRTARRTKRKFGNPIIIN, encoded by the exons atgaagatgaatatTAACAAAGCCTGCGATCTGAAATCTATTTCTGTCTTTCCTCCTAATTTAAG AAGGAGATCAGCAGAACCACAAGCATCTCAGCAGCTTCGATCTCAACAGTCACAGCAGTCCTTCTCTCAGGGACCTTCTTCGTCTCAGCGTGGTTGTGGTGGTTTTTCTCAGATGACTCAGAGTTCTATCGACGAACTCCTCATTAACGATCAG AGATTTAGTTCTCAGGAAAGAGATCTCTCTTTGAAGAAGGTTAGTAGTTGCTTACCTCCAATCAATCATAAACGAGAAGATAGTCAGTTGGTCGCTTCTAGATCTTCAAGTGGTCTTTCGAGAAGATGGAGTTCTGCTTCAATTGGAGAGTCTAAGT CTCAGATCAGTGAAGAGCTTGAGCAACGGTTTGGGATGATGGAGACTTCTTTGAGCAGGTTTGGAATGATGTTGGATTCAATTCAGAGTGACATCATGCAAGCCAATCGAGGAACTAAAGAAGTATTTCTTGAAA CTGAACGCATACAGCAAAAGTTGACTCTCCAAGACACTTCACTTCAGCAGCTG AGAAAGGAACAAGCCGATTCTAAAGCTAGTCTTGATGGAGGTGTTAAATTTATATTGGAGGAATTCAGCAAAGATCCCAATCAGGAGAAGCTACAGAAAATCTTACAGATGCTAACAACTATCCCAGAGCAAGTAGAAACCGCTCTGCAGAAAATACAAAGGGAAATCTGTCACACGTTCACCAGAGAGATTCAG GTCTTGGCTAGCTTGAGGACGCCTGAACCAAGGGTTCGGGTTCCAACAGCACCACAAGTGAAG GCTAAGGAAAACCTGCCTGAGCAGCGTGGTCAAGCGGCCAAG GTTTTGACTAGCTTGAAGATGCCTGAGCCAAGAGTTCAGGTTCCAGCAGCACCACAA GCTAAGGAAAACTTTCCTGAGCAGCGCGGTCCAGTAGCCAAG AGCAATTCCTTTTGTAATACTACACTGAAAACCAAACAACCACAATTTCCGAGAAA TCCAAATGACGCCTCAGCCAGAGCTGTAAAACCATATTTATCCCCAAAGATACAAGTGGGATGTTGGAAGACGGTGAAACCAGAAAAAAGcaatttcaagaaaagagCAACAAGGAAGCCAGTGAAATCCGAAAGCACTCGTACGCAG TTTGAGCAATGCAGTGTTGTGATAGACtccgatgaagaagatattgatGGAGGTTTTTCATGCCTGATCAACGAGAACACCAGAG GAACTAACTTCGAATGGGACGCAGAGAAGGAAACTGAAAGGATTCTGAGGACAGCGAGGAGGACAAAGAGGAAGTTCGGTAACCCCATAATAATTAACTGA
- the TRM33 gene encoding Phosphatidylinositol N-acetyglucosaminlytransferase subunit P-like protein (Phosphatidylinositol N-acetyglucosaminlytransferase subunit P-related; FUNCTIONS IN: molecular_function unknown; INVOLVED IN: biological_process unknown; LOCATED IN: cellular_component unknown; BEST Arabidopsis thaliana protein match is: Protein of unknown function (DUF3741) (TAIR:AT4G00440.1); Has 30201 Blast hits to 17322 proteins in 780 species: Archae - 12; Bacteria - 1396; Metazoa - 17338; Fungi - 3422; Plants - 5037; Viruses - 0; Other Eukaryotes - 2996 (source: NCBI BLink).), producing the protein MPVEKHVEEKLRSNRKERGWISGIFRRKKRSPQEEEVDNENNSSEDSRLMGAKNLHLFLSEIMRKLKHAIRKEKPDKRLLGKKKSFEKSLSTKDHFFLERMTSISQKRFHQEHNDPNLATSKQVQRNHERIVWLPEYSSPFSSPGRIWKQNSTVLLRSSSYDFIKSETIADDSITLKEIGTASSSEGSSSPLLSKSNQIVDEMSKVAAYGAENEGEFLEETLSLPSVGSPSHYISKTEEYDFVLEPLFISPARGEAKIQPLCNQLQEKNRHKESVFKYVKAVLEAIDSNWEELYLKTEISDQLLYPALISNIPFYPNQLCVEHELLFDCINEVLFEFCRFPQWVSFAETRTQVLPYSVESIVPEVQEKVYCHLLPMQLRRSLEERVREDMAKHRSWLDIRCDLECIGFETSELILNELLEQLMLELEDNHKNG; encoded by the exons ATGCCAGTCGAAAAACATGTGGAAGAAAAGCTTCGCTcaaatagaaaagagagaggCTGGATATCTGGTATTTtcagaaggaagaagagatcaccacaagaagaagaagttgataaTGAAAATAACTCATCTGAAGATTCTCGTTTGATGGGAGCCAAGAATTTGCATTTGTTTCTCTCTGAGATCATGAGAAAACTGAAACATGCAATCAGAAAGGAGAAACCGGACAAGAGATTGttagggaagaagaaaagctttgagaagagTTTGTCAACTAAAGATCATTTCTTTCTCGAGCGCATGACTTCAATATCTCAAAAGAGATTTCATCAAGAACATAATGATCCAAACTTGGCAACAAGCAAACAGGTTCAAAGAAATCACGAAAGGATTGTATGGCTTCCCGAGTATTCGTCTCCTTTTAGCAGCCCGGGAAGAATATGGAAACAGAATTCAACCGTGCTTTTGAGGTCTTCTTCATATGATTTCATCAAGTCCGAAACAATTGCAG ATGATTCAATAACTTTGAAAGAGATAGGAACTGCTTCATCAAGTGAAGGTAGTAGTAGCCCTCTTCTATCTAAAAGCAATCAGATTGTTGATGAGATGTCAAAAGTTGCAGCTTATGGTGCAGAGAATGAAGGTGAATTCTTGGAAGAG ACACTGTCTCTCCCCTCTGTGGGCTCACCATCTCACTATATATCTAAAACTGAGGAATATGACTTTGTTCTTGAACCACTATTCATAAGTCCAGCAAGAG GTGAAGCAAAGATACAACCTTTGTGTAACCAATTGCAAGAAAAGAATCGTCACAAAGAATCAGTGTTTAAGTATGTAAAAGCGGTGTTAGAGGCAATAGACTCAAACTGGGAAGAGCTGTATCTGAAAACAGAAATCTCTGACCAGCTTCTATATCCGGCATTGATCAGCAACATACCATTCTATCCAAATCAGCTTTGTGTTGAACATGAGCTCCTCTTCGACTGCATCAATGAAGTTCTCTTCGAATTCTGCAGGTTTCCTCAATGGGTTTCCTTTGCTGAAACCAGGACCCAAGTCTTGCCATATAGTGTTGAAAGCATTGTTCCCGAGGTTCAAGAAAAGGTTTATTGTCATCTCTTGCCAATGCAACTCCGTCGATCGTTGGAAGAAAGAGTTAGAGAAGATATGGCTAAACACAGGAGCTGGTTAGACATTAGATGTGACCTTGAGTGTATTGGCTTTGAGACTAGCGAATTGATATTGAATGAATTATTGGAACAGCTGATGCTTGAGCTTGAAGATAATCACAAAAATGGTTAA